Proteins encoded in a region of the Poseidonibacter antarcticus genome:
- the ccoG gene encoding cytochrome c oxidase accessory protein CcoG: MKEKNEFLKKTPYRIKRYYGYALATILSISLPFITIGGNHIFLLSFDKKQLHLLGTAFDMQELYLMPFLLMLLFLGIFAATSLGGRAWCGWACPQTIFRVIYRDLIESKLLGLRRIKNKQKDPDMSKAKNVSKRVIAVIIWTFLSLLAASNFMWFFIPPEDFFSYLQNPTEHMVLIGFVLGIAAFIVYDGILLKEDFCIYICPYSRVQSVLYDEDTYQAIYSTKRGGDIYNEDKEKIIFKAKDLPSQTNECTTCEACVTVCPTHIDIRKGTQLECINCLECVDACTTVMGKLGKPSLVQWSSTNTIKRDIPTKIIRKQTIMYAVALLIVVALLFVMGGKKEYMLLNVNKTTQLYKVKENHVVANNFLLLFQNTESKKLTYNIEVVDHDDIQIKRFKPFTLSPGKMAKKVMILETNKVLVNDSTRDTPITVTLKAYAQEDPEKVVVFRKAVFIYPRFDKLK; this comes from the coding sequence ATGAAAGAAAAAAATGAATTTCTAAAAAAAACTCCTTATCGGATAAAAAGATATTATGGTTATGCATTAGCAACTATTTTATCTATTTCTTTACCTTTTATCACAATTGGTGGTAATCATATTTTCTTATTATCTTTTGATAAGAAACAACTTCACTTACTTGGAACTGCATTTGATATGCAAGAGTTGTATTTAATGCCATTTTTATTAATGCTTTTATTCTTGGGAATTTTTGCAGCAACATCTTTAGGAGGTCGTGCTTGGTGTGGTTGGGCTTGTCCTCAGACTATATTTAGAGTTATTTATAGAGACTTAATTGAGTCTAAGTTATTAGGATTACGAAGAATTAAAAATAAGCAAAAAGATCCTGATATGTCAAAAGCTAAAAATGTTTCTAAAAGAGTTATTGCTGTTATAATATGGACATTTTTATCATTATTAGCAGCATCAAACTTTATGTGGTTTTTCATTCCACCTGAAGATTTCTTCTCTTATTTACAAAATCCAACTGAACATATGGTATTAATTGGTTTTGTATTAGGAATTGCTGCATTTATTGTATATGATGGAATTTTATTAAAAGAAGATTTCTGTATTTATATTTGTCCTTACTCAAGAGTTCAATCTGTTTTATATGATGAAGATACTTATCAAGCAATATACTCAACTAAAAGAGGTGGAGATATTTATAATGAAGATAAAGAAAAAATTATCTTCAAAGCAAAAGATTTACCTTCTCAAACAAACGAATGTACAACATGTGAAGCATGTGTTACTGTTTGTCCTACACATATTGATATCAGAAAAGGTACACAACTAGAATGTATCAACTGTTTAGAATGTGTTGATGCTTGTACTACTGTTATGGGGAAACTTGGTAAACCATCACTTGTTCAATGGTCAAGTACAAATACAATTAAAAGAGATATTCCAACAAAAATTATTAGAAAGCAAACTATTATGTATGCTGTTGCTTTACTAATTGTTGTTGCTCTATTATTTGTTATGGGTGGGAAAAAAGAATATATGTTACTAAATGTAAATAAAACTACTCAACTGTATAAAGTGAAAGAAAACCACGTTGTTGCCAATAATTTCTTATTATTATTCCAAAATACAGAATCAAAAAAATTAACATATAATATTGAAGTAGTTGATCATGATGATATCCAAATTAAAAGATTTAAACCATTTACTCTAAGTCCTGGTAAAATGGCGAAAAAAGTTATGATATTAGAAACGAATAAAGTACTAGTTAATGATTCTACAAGAGATACACCAATTACAGTAACTTTAAAAGCTTATGCTCAAGAAGATCCAGAAAAAGTAGTTGTTTTTAGAAAAGCTGTATTTATATACCCAAGATTTGATAAACTTAAATAA
- a CDS encoding CTP synthase encodes MTKFIFVTGGVLSSLGKGITAASIATILKQSGFKVSMLKIDPYLNVDPGTMSPLEHGEVFVTADGAETDLDLGNYERFIDTTLSAKNNFTTGQVYQSVIKREREGGYLGKTIQVIPHVVDEIKRRIYSVAEGYEFLIVELGGTVGDIEGLPFMESIRSIRHELPKTNTMNIHVTLIPYIAAADELKTKPTQHSVQELRRIGITPHMLVCRTERTLPKNLKTKLAMSCDIDNNGVIEAGDAQSIYQVPLHFIKEGIINPLSNHFNIKIKPNMGKWDTLVKNILVPQEELTIAFVGKYLELKESYKSLTEALIHSGAHLNTKVNIHWCDSEKIEVHGAYDIIGESDGILVAGGFGHRGVKGKLEAIKYARENKIPYLGICLGMQLAVIEYARNVLGIEDANSIEFDKETPNPLIYLIDEFMDQSGEKQIRTHKSPMGGTMRLGEYPFEPLKGTKLQKAYGNEEIYFERHRHRYEANPAYKERLEEAGMIISGQSNGLIEAVEIKDHPWFVGVQFHPEFTSHLETPNPIILEFVRQANKKD; translated from the coding sequence ATGACTAAATTCATCTTCGTAACAGGTGGGGTTCTAAGTTCACTAGGAAAAGGAATCACCGCAGCATCAATTGCAACAATATTAAAACAATCTGGCTTCAAAGTAAGTATGCTTAAAATTGACCCATACTTAAATGTAGATCCAGGGACAATGAGTCCACTAGAACATGGAGAAGTTTTCGTAACTGCCGATGGAGCAGAAACAGATTTAGACTTAGGAAATTACGAAAGATTTATTGATACAACGTTAAGTGCTAAAAACAACTTTACAACAGGACAAGTTTATCAAAGTGTAATTAAAAGAGAAAGAGAAGGTGGTTACTTAGGTAAAACTATTCAAGTAATTCCTCATGTTGTAGATGAAATTAAAAGAAGAATTTATTCAGTTGCAGAAGGTTATGAATTTTTAATTGTTGAATTAGGTGGAACAGTAGGAGATATTGAAGGTTTACCATTTATGGAGTCTATTCGTTCAATCAGACATGAACTTCCAAAAACAAATACTATGAATATTCATGTTACATTAATTCCATACATAGCAGCAGCTGATGAACTTAAAACAAAACCAACACAACATTCTGTTCAAGAATTAAGAAGAATTGGTATTACTCCTCATATGTTAGTTTGTAGAACAGAGCGAACATTACCAAAGAATTTAAAAACAAAATTAGCAATGTCATGTGATATTGATAATAATGGAGTAATTGAAGCAGGTGATGCACAATCAATTTATCAAGTTCCTTTACATTTTATTAAAGAAGGGATCATTAATCCTTTATCTAATCATTTTAATATTAAAATCAAACCAAATATGGGGAAATGGGATACTTTAGTTAAAAATATTTTAGTACCACAAGAAGAATTAACAATTGCATTTGTAGGAAAATATTTAGAATTAAAAGAATCATATAAATCATTAACAGAAGCATTAATTCATAGTGGTGCACATTTAAATACGAAAGTAAATATTCATTGGTGTGATTCTGAGAAAATCGAAGTTCATGGAGCTTATGATATTATTGGAGAATCTGATGGTATATTAGTAGCTGGTGGATTTGGACATAGAGGTGTAAAAGGAAAACTTGAAGCTATTAAATATGCTAGAGAAAATAAAATACCATACTTAGGTATTTGTCTTGGTATGCAATTAGCTGTTATAGAATATGCTAGAAATGTGTTAGGAATTGAAGATGCAAACTCTATTGAATTTGATAAAGAAACACCTAATCCATTAATTTATTTAATTGATGAATTTATGGATCAAAGTGGAGAAAAACAAATTAGAACTCATAAATCACCAATGGGTGGGACTATGAGATTAGGTGAGTATCCATTTGAACCTTTAAAAGGAACAAAATTACAAAAAGCATATGGAAATGAAGAAATTTATTTTGAAAGACATAGACATAGATATGAAGCAAATCCAGCTTATAAAGAAAGATTAGAAGAAGCAGGAATGATAATATCTGGACAATCTAATGGATTAATTGAAGCAGTTGAAATTAAAGATCATCCATGGTTTGTAGGTGTTCAATTCCATCCTGAGTTTACATCACATTTAGAAACTCCAAACCCAATAATCTTAGAATTTGTTAGACAAGCAAATAAAAAAGATTAA
- the recJ gene encoding single-stranded-DNA-specific exonuclease RecJ codes for MIKVTKNRLFELLSARHSNNLYSRLADIPAPDNFKDIKKASTRIKTAILNKETITIVGDYDVDGVVSTTIMVDFFKKINVKINYIIPNRFKHGYGLSPKIVDMIDDGLVITVDNGISAVPAALKLKEKGIDLIITDHHTVGENIPYAYAIINPKQEDCNFEFKDICGAQVAWYLCAAIKKELNLDVKMTDFLDLLCVAIIADIMPMTALNYTLVKQGLKKIKTSQREAFKKLNEVMQKQAFVSDDIGFFIAPKINSAGRMEDASIALEFLLSKTSYQANDSLQMLEELNTYRKALQEDITKKAQAKTNVNDNAVIVWGENWHEGVIGIVASKLSNTFKKPAFIFSLNNGIAKGSARANANINLHTIITKASHLLLGFGGHKNAAGLAMKEENLEEFKTIINEELEAHKDELHIEPTTLGELDVASVDLQFLDIIDQFEPYGLENLKPIFKISKVSLVKCTLMGRDKNHMKLTLNCDGVIFEAIKFNDSNSDLPNIFDLVVSISKNEFRGEITPQFLIQDIIL; via the coding sequence ATGATAAAAGTTACAAAAAATAGACTTTTTGAACTACTTTCTGCTAGACATTCGAATAACTTATATTCGCGTCTTGCAGATATTCCAGCTCCTGATAATTTCAAAGATATTAAAAAAGCTTCTACGAGAATAAAAACTGCAATTTTAAATAAAGAAACTATTACAATAGTGGGTGACTACGATGTAGATGGTGTTGTATCAACTACAATAATGGTAGATTTCTTCAAAAAGATTAATGTAAAAATCAATTATATAATTCCAAATAGATTCAAACATGGTTATGGTTTATCTCCAAAGATTGTAGATATGATTGATGATGGATTAGTAATAACTGTTGATAATGGAATATCGGCTGTTCCTGCTGCTTTAAAACTAAAAGAAAAAGGTATTGATTTAATTATCACAGATCATCATACCGTTGGTGAAAATATTCCTTATGCTTATGCAATAATTAACCCAAAACAAGAAGATTGTAACTTTGAGTTTAAAGATATTTGTGGAGCTCAAGTTGCTTGGTATTTATGTGCTGCAATTAAAAAAGAGTTAAATCTTGATGTAAAAATGACAGACTTTTTAGATTTGCTTTGTGTTGCTATAATAGCAGATATTATGCCAATGACTGCACTTAATTATACTCTTGTAAAACAAGGTTTAAAAAAAATTAAAACATCACAAAGAGAAGCTTTTAAGAAGTTAAATGAAGTTATGCAAAAACAAGCTTTTGTATCAGATGATATTGGCTTTTTTATAGCGCCAAAAATAAATAGTGCAGGAAGAATGGAAGATGCAAGTATTGCCTTAGAATTTCTTTTATCAAAAACTTCATATCAAGCAAATGACTCTTTACAAATGTTAGAAGAATTAAATACTTATAGAAAAGCACTTCAAGAAGATATTACAAAAAAAGCACAAGCAAAAACAAATGTAAATGATAATGCGGTTATTGTTTGGGGTGAAAACTGGCATGAAGGTGTTATTGGAATTGTTGCATCAAAATTATCCAACACTTTTAAAAAACCTGCTTTTATCTTTTCTTTGAATAACGGTATTGCAAAAGGAAGTGCAAGAGCAAATGCAAATATAAATCTTCATACAATAATCACAAAAGCTTCACATTTACTTCTAGGATTTGGTGGACATAAAAATGCAGCTGGATTAGCTATGAAAGAAGAAAACCTAGAAGAGTTTAAAACTATTATAAATGAAGAATTAGAAGCTCATAAAGATGAATTACATATTGAACCAACTACTTTAGGTGAATTAGATGTAGCATCAGTAGATTTACAATTTTTAGATATTATTGATCAATTTGAACCTTATGGTTTAGAAAACTTAAAACCTATATTCAAAATCTCAAAAGTTTCACTAGTAAAATGTACTTTAATGGGTAGAGATAAAAATCATATGAAATTAACATTAAATTGTGATGGAGTTATATTTGAAGCTATTAAATTTAATGACTCAAATAGTGATTTACCAAATATCTTTGACTTAGTTGTTTCAATTAGTAAAAATGAATTCCGAGGAGAGATAACTCCTCAATTTTTAATACAAGATATTATCTTATAA
- a CDS encoding FlgO family outer membrane protein yields the protein MSSSFYKVIKLVILSSFVTLFLSSCSHKNLINGTNDFHSLVSDLVDDAAKKIKSNTMIDDIVLVSDFVNLDRLKNRSELGFLLSDILKDRLVSLNILVREIEFGKEFELGESGFNLLTRDHNKIISKKVEKERFAVVGTYSITSRSLNLFIKLIDIRTGYILASSYERTDIDEEILQLEGSADSSSISRPHIVL from the coding sequence TAAAGTTATAAAATTAGTTATACTTTCTTCTTTTGTAACCCTGTTTCTTTCTTCTTGCTCACATAAAAATCTTATAAATGGTACAAATGACTTTCACTCTTTAGTCTCTGATTTAGTTGATGATGCTGCTAAAAAAATAAAAAGTAATACAATGATTGATGATATTGTATTAGTTTCAGATTTTGTTAATCTAGATAGATTAAAAAATAGATCTGAGCTAGGTTTTTTATTATCAGATATATTAAAAGATAGATTGGTCTCTTTAAATATTCTTGTTCGTGAAATTGAATTTGGGAAAGAGTTTGAATTAGGTGAATCAGGTTTTAATTTATTAACTAGAGATCACAATAAAATTATTTCCAAGAAAGTAGAAAAAGAAAGATTTGCTGTAGTTGGAACATACTCAATTACAAGTAGAAGTTTAAATCTATTTATAAAATTAATAGATATTAGAACAGGTTATATATTAGCTTCATCATATGAGAGAACTGATATTGATGAGGAAATTCTACAATTAGAAGGATCAGCAGATTCTTCTAGTATTTCACGTCCTCATATTGTATTATAA